Within the Streptobacillus felis genome, the region TACAAAAACACTCAGAAGAATTAAAAAACAAACTTATTAAACTACATCTACAAGAAGGAAGAACATATAATAGCCTATCAGAAGAATATGGAGTATCAAAAGTAACTATTGCAAAATGGTGTAAAGATTTTAACAAAGAATGCCAAGTAAAAGCCGAAAATAATTCTAATAGTT harbors:
- a CDS encoding transposase, coding for MIQKHSEELKNKLIKLHLQEGRTYNSLSEEYGVSKVTIAKWCKDFNKECQVKAENNSNSLNAAEVMKENLRLKIELEEMKKENLFLKKTAAFFAKEID